One Tolypothrix bouteillei VB521301 DNA window includes the following coding sequences:
- a CDS encoding nitrate/sulfonate/bicarbonate ABC transporter ATP-binding protein translates to MQKTNIIFKGDRKMAIAQQIDSILIAVEQVSKTFSLPESKSEFTVLRNINLTIKAGEVVALLGRSGSGKSTLLRIMAGLIPPSEGCVFSSGKPLRGSNQEVAMVFQSFALLPWLTVLENVEVGLQARGVSRKERQERSFQAINLVGLDGFENAYPKELSGGMKQRVGFARAFVIEPKVLFMDEPFSALDVLTAENLRGEIDDLWNANLFPSKSILIVTHNIEEAVQLADRVIILGAKPGHIRGEVTINLPRPHQRTHPRFKALVDYIYTVMTNPDVEVTGEVDTTNSIFKNQTRSPYAQPLPHARVGGISGLVELILEQPHGRDDISRLAERLQLNVDDLLPILDAAELLGFAEVVQGDIQLTEIGRDFATATILWSKELFQQQAIANVPMIVSIVKTLQEKQNKTMSADFFLDFLDEYYPREETERQFATAVDWGRYAKLFEYDAREELLYLPDAS, encoded by the coding sequence TTGCAGAAAACAAATATCATCTTTAAAGGAGATAGAAAAATGGCGATCGCACAACAAATAGATAGCATTCTGATTGCCGTCGAACAAGTCAGTAAAACTTTTTCTCTCCCAGAAAGCAAAAGTGAGTTTACAGTTCTTCGCAACATTAACTTAACAATTAAAGCAGGTGAAGTCGTCGCATTATTAGGGCGAAGTGGTAGTGGAAAAAGCACCTTATTACGTATCATGGCTGGTTTAATTCCACCAAGCGAAGGGTGCGTATTCAGTAGTGGTAAACCTTTGCGTGGTTCCAATCAAGAAGTCGCAATGGTTTTTCAAAGTTTTGCCCTGCTACCTTGGCTAACAGTATTAGAAAATGTAGAAGTGGGGCTTCAAGCACGAGGTGTAAGTCGGAAAGAACGTCAAGAACGTTCCTTTCAAGCAATAAATTTAGTCGGTTTAGACGGCTTTGAAAATGCTTATCCAAAAGAGTTATCTGGAGGAATGAAACAAAGAGTAGGGTTTGCCAGAGCTTTTGTCATAGAGCCAAAAGTCTTATTTATGGACGAACCCTTTAGCGCTCTTGATGTATTAACCGCAGAAAACCTACGCGGAGAAATCGATGATTTATGGAATGCAAATCTATTTCCATCTAAAAGTATCTTGATTGTGACCCATAATATCGAAGAAGCTGTACAGTTAGCCGATAGAGTCATTATTCTAGGAGCCAAACCAGGTCATATTCGAGGTGAAGTTACTATCAATTTACCCAGACCGCACCAGCGCACCCATCCCCGCTTTAAAGCACTAGTAGACTATATATATACTGTCATGACTAATCCAGATGTTGAAGTCACTGGAGAAGTCGATACAACAAACTCTATATTCAAAAATCAAACACGTTCTCCTTATGCACAACCGTTACCCCATGCAAGAGTTGGTGGTATCAGTGGTTTAGTAGAACTCATATTAGAACAGCCACACGGACGAGATGACATATCACGCCTAGCAGAACGATTGCAACTCAACGTTGATGACTTACTACCAATTTTAGACGCAGCAGAATTACTAGGTTTTGCCGAAGTTGTTCAAGGAGACATCCAACTCACAGAAATTGGACGAGACTTTGCCACAGCAACAATTCTCTGGAGCAAAGAACTGTTTCAGCAACAAGCGATCGCAAACGTACCAATGATTGTCAGTATAGTAAAGACACTGCAAGAAAAACAGAATAAGACAATGTCAGCCGATTTCTTCTTAGATTTTCTAGATGAATACTATCCGCGTGAAGAAACCGAGCGACAATTTGCGACTGCAGTTGATTGGGGACGTTATGCAAAACTCTTCGAGTATGATGCACGAGAAGAATTACTGTATTTACCTGACGCAAGTTAA
- a CDS encoding DUF3172 domain-containing protein, translated as MTNDKILVMVQRTQISSNKSFSFRTNTTIAAIIGTALVVGILIGVSVSTVANSSPDNVASSTYIDSSAPDADVCVQYGASAIVTDARIFVTLNPFRVYVSQPRMQPGCVLRTSDWSILQQKNLVTSQQISTCKNSLNTFAYTGKLENSPQISCVYPNNAAGNLFVPQATTATTTP; from the coding sequence GTGACAAATGACAAAATTTTAGTTATGGTACAGCGAACTCAAATATCCAGCAATAAGTCTTTTTCTTTTCGTACTAACACCACGATCGCAGCAATTATTGGAACCGCTTTGGTAGTGGGAATTCTCATTGGTGTGAGTGTAAGTACTGTTGCTAATTCCAGCCCAGATAATGTCGCTAGTAGCACCTATATTGACAGTTCTGCGCCAGATGCTGATGTCTGCGTGCAGTATGGAGCAAGTGCTATTGTTACGGATGCTCGAATCTTTGTTACCCTGAACCCCTTTAGGGTGTATGTTTCTCAACCGCGAATGCAACCTGGATGTGTTTTGCGTACAAGTGATTGGTCAATTCTGCAACAAAAAAACTTGGTAACATCTCAACAAATCAGCACTTGTAAAAACAGTTTAAATACTTTTGCTTACACGGGTAAATTAGAAAATTCGCCTCAAATTTCTTGTGTTTATCCAAATAATGCAGCTGGAAATCTCTTTGTCCCTCAAGCAACTACTGCTACAACAACACCTTAG
- a CDS encoding NB-ARC domain-containing protein, with amino-acid sequence MDLPVGQRSRGVVLSPKGQAKLENRIRQLEIERYPVQEFVRRSQLEGQGLHPATIRKILRGQGVDRDSIALVFKAVGLQMEPEDYTGAKQSLNVRTTTQEISPQEQSSPPHPLTPSPLHSTPHTLTDWGEAVDVSFFCGRVEELAVLEQWILQEHCRLVALLGSGGIGKTTLVTKLAEQIQDRFEFAIWRSLRHAPPFTNLLDDLLKFLSPQHAVQLPETKAGKLSKLMELLREHRCLIVLDNLETLMQSGVYAGTFQTDCEGYDELLRNIGEVPHQSCLLLTSREKPNAIAMQAGEALPVRTLQLAGLKAEARELLSIKGLSVSQQESEQLISRYSGNPLALKIVATTIQELFGGDVSAFLEAGISSFNSIRLLLDRQFERLTHTEKGVIYWLAINREGVSLVELEDDIYPKLLKHQLLEALESLLRRSLLEQSFQKKTMQPVIMEYVTERLVEQISQEIGDWGNGVDRGTDSTLSPYIPVPPTPLIHTHALLKAAAKDYIKDAQIKLIVNPIIAELLRKLGTRKAIEVQLIQMLSYQRQQAPKESGYLGGNVFNLLSQLKTDLRGFDFSELPIWQANLQGLTLHQVNLARAELSKSIFTQIFGNVLAIAFNSNGEILATGDDKGDIYLWRATDGQLLLTLKGHTSQIISIDFHPESPILVSRGQDQIVKFWDVNKGQVIRTLQRYTSQVLSVLLTHQCQILISQARDNTVSLWDVETGECLTSLQDNMSPIHCVAISSDSHILATASNEEPIRLWDTKTGECFLTLYEHTERAQCMAFAPSSNQGTGEILVIGSASGSVKLWDIKTGESIGTLQGHSSQVLCLKFSPDALVVASGSADRTIRLWDTATGQCIAVLQGHTNWVRTLEFNPDGSVLASGGDDRTVKLWDTESNQCLKTLQGYTNQIPSVCFGFSLNRSEQAEVVLASGSNDHLVRLWDSETGQCLKVLQGHTNQVSAIAFHETREARSILASGSTDRTIKLWDVETGQCFKTLEEHTEKVFSVAFSHLNKSNSGGILASGSADCTVRLWNIETGQCLRVLQEHEGNVFSVCFSPDGQAIASSSADQTVKFWTINTGQCFQTLQGHTNWVLCIAFSPIPSSPPLIRGVGGILASGSADQTVRLWDVETGQCLKILQGHNNHILSVSFSPDGQTLASASADRTVKLWAVNTGQCLKTLRGHTSQVLSIGFNPQGNILASSSADETIKLWDINTGDCLKTIRADRPYEGTNITGVTGLSEAQRATLKALGAFE; translated from the coding sequence ATGGATTTGCCCGTAGGACAACGAAGTAGAGGTGTTGTACTTAGTCCTAAAGGACAAGCAAAGTTAGAGAACCGGATACGTCAGCTAGAAATCGAACGTTATCCAGTTCAAGAGTTCGTTCGTCGGTCTCAGCTTGAAGGTCAGGGTTTGCATCCCGCCACAATTAGGAAAATTTTGCGCGGACAGGGAGTCGATCGAGATTCAATAGCCTTAGTATTTAAGGCAGTGGGCTTGCAAATGGAGCCAGAAGACTACACTGGTGCAAAACAGAGTTTAAACGTAAGGACAACAACTCAAGAAATATCACCACAAGAACAATCGTCCCCCCCTCACCCCCTCACCCCTTCACCTCTTCACTCCACTCCCCATACCCTCACAGACTGGGGTGAAGCTGTCGATGTCTCCTTCTTCTGCGGTCGCGTGGAGGAACTGGCTGTACTCGAGCAATGGATTCTTCAAGAACATTGTCGGTTGGTAGCGTTACTTGGAAGCGGTGGAATTGGCAAAACGACACTGGTGACTAAGTTAGCCGAGCAGATCCAAGATCGATTTGAATTTGCGATCTGGCGGAGTCTGCGTCATGCACCTCCCTTCACAAATCTTTTAGACGATTTGCTGAAATTTTTATCCCCCCAACACGCGGTTCAACTACCAGAAACCAAAGCCGGGAAGCTTTCCAAATTGATGGAACTTCTCCGGGAACATCGCTGCTTGATTGTGTTGGACAATTTAGAAACATTAATGCAGAGTGGGGTGTATGCAGGAACGTTCCAAACAGATTGTGAAGGTTATGATGAATTGCTTCGCAATATAGGTGAAGTTCCACACCAAAGCTGTTTATTGTTAACTAGCCGAGAAAAGCCCAATGCAATCGCCATGCAAGCAGGAGAAGCTCTTCCTGTGAGAACGTTGCAACTTGCGGGGCTGAAAGCGGAAGCTCGAGAATTACTGAGTATTAAAGGGCTTTCTGTATCCCAACAAGAAAGCGAGCAATTGATTTCACGGTACAGTGGAAATCCTCTAGCCCTTAAAATTGTTGCTACAACTATTCAAGAATTGTTTGGTGGTGATGTTAGTGCTTTTCTAGAAGCAGGTATTTCTAGCTTCAACAGCATTCGCCTACTGCTAGATCGACAATTTGAACGCTTAACACATACAGAAAAAGGTGTAATTTACTGGCTCGCTATTAATCGTGAAGGGGTTTCGCTTGTGGAACTCGAAGATGATATTTACCCTAAGTTACTCAAGCATCAACTTCTAGAAGCTTTAGAATCCTTACTCAGACGCTCTCTTCTCGAGCAAAGCTTTCAAAAGAAGACAATGCAACCCGTCATTATGGAGTATGTCACTGAGCGGTTAGTTGAACAGATTAGTCAGGAAATAGGGGACTGGGGAAATGGAGTAGACCGGGGAACAGATTCTACCTTATCTCCTTATATCCCTGTTCCCCCTACTCCCCTCATTCACACTCACGCTCTCCTGAAAGCGGCTGCAAAAGATTATATTAAAGACGCACAAATTAAATTAATTGTCAATCCTATAATTGCCGAACTGCTGCGTAAATTAGGAACTAGAAAAGCCATTGAAGTGCAGTTGATTCAAATGCTTTCCTATCAGCGCCAACAAGCACCGAAGGAATCGGGATATTTAGGTGGAAACGTTTTCAACTTGCTTTCTCAACTCAAAACGGATTTAAGAGGCTTTGATTTTTCTGAATTACCGATTTGGCAAGCTAACCTTCAAGGACTCACTTTGCATCAAGTGAATTTAGCCCGTGCCGAACTTAGTAAATCTATTTTCACACAAATTTTTGGTAACGTATTAGCGATCGCATTCAACTCAAACGGTGAAATTCTAGCAACTGGTGATGATAAAGGCGATATTTATTTATGGCGAGCAACAGACGGTCAGTTGCTATTAACTTTAAAGGGGCATACAAGTCAGATAATCTCCATTGATTTTCATCCTGAGAGCCCCATTCTTGTCAGTAGAGGTCAAGACCAAATCGTTAAGTTTTGGGATGTGAATAAGGGGCAAGTTATACGAACATTGCAACGGTATACTAGCCAAGTTTTAAGCGTTCTTTTAACACATCAATGTCAAATTCTTATCAGTCAAGCAAGAGATAACACAGTCAGCCTTTGGGATGTAGAAACAGGGGAATGCTTGACAAGTTTGCAAGATAATATGAGCCCCATTCATTGCGTTGCTATAAGTTCCGATAGTCATATTTTGGCAACAGCAAGCAATGAAGAACCTATTAGGTTGTGGGATACAAAAACAGGGGAATGTTTTCTTACCTTATACGAGCATACCGAAAGAGCCCAATGTATGGCGTTTGCTCCATCCTCCAACCAGGGAACGGGAGAAATTTTAGTTATTGGCAGTGCAAGCGGTTCTGTAAAATTGTGGGATATCAAAACAGGGGAATCGATCGGAACATTACAAGGGCATAGCAGTCAAGTTCTGTGTCTGAAATTTAGCCCAGATGCATTAGTTGTTGCCAGTGGAAGTGCCGATCGCACAATTAGGCTGTGGGATACTGCTACAGGGCAGTGTATCGCAGTTTTACAAGGACACACCAATTGGGTACGAACCCTAGAGTTTAATCCTGATGGTTCAGTTCTTGCTAGTGGAGGCGACGACCGAACGGTCAAGCTATGGGATACGGAAAGCAACCAATGCCTTAAAACATTACAAGGATATACCAACCAGATACCTTCAGTATGCTTTGGTTTTTCCTTAAACAGGAGCGAACAAGCAGAGGTCGTTCTTGCCAGTGGGAGTAATGACCATTTGGTAAGATTGTGGGATAGCGAAACCGGGCAATGCTTAAAAGTGTTGCAAGGGCATACAAACCAAGTTTCCGCCATTGCATTTCACGAAACTCGAGAAGCAAGGAGCATTTTAGCAAGTGGTAGCACCGATCGAACAATCAAGTTATGGGATGTAGAAACGGGACAATGTTTCAAGACTTTAGAGGAACACACAGAAAAAGTTTTCTCAGTCGCCTTTAGTCACCTCAATAAGAGCAACTCGGGGGGAATATTAGCCAGTGGTAGTGCGGATTGTACTGTGCGACTGTGGAATATCGAAACAGGACAGTGCTTGAGAGTCTTGCAAGAACACGAAGGAAACGTTTTTTCAGTCTGTTTTAGCCCAGATGGTCAAGCGATCGCCAGTAGCAGCGCAGATCAAACCGTGAAATTTTGGACAATCAATACCGGACAGTGCTTTCAAACCTTACAAGGACACACCAACTGGGTTTTGTGTATTGCTTTTAGTCCGATCCCCTCCTCTCCGCCCTTAATAAGAGGTGTTGGAGGCATTCTTGCTAGTGGAAGTGCAGACCAAACCGTGAGATTGTGGGATGTAGAGACAGGGCAGTGTCTTAAAATTTTACAAGGACATAATAATCATATTTTATCAGTTAGTTTCAGCCCTGACGGGCAAACCCTTGCCAGTGCCAGTGCAGATCGAACCGTAAAACTTTGGGCAGTCAATACCGGACAATGCCTCAAGACTTTAAGAGGACACACAAGCCAGGTGTTATCCATCGGCTTTAATCCTCAAGGTAACATCCTTGCAAGCAGTAGTGCAGATGAAACTATCAAATTATG
- a CDS encoding RNA polymerase sigma factor, RpoD/SigA family, translating into MINSTTSNTAFVSQSKTIYGEDLIRYYLQEIGRVPLLTQEQEISLSTEIQLMMNFLDVKEKLAVKLENEPTLEEWAAEMNLQPKIVLDVLHKGHKAKQKMIQANLRLVVAIAKRYQRRNMELLDLIQEGTLGLERGIEKFDFTKGYKLSTYVYWWIRQGITRAIAQQGRTIRLPVHVVEKLNKMKKVQRELSQTLGRVPTTVEIAKALSLTPSQIRDVMQFSRRPISLELRVGPERDTELQEILEDEAHSPFNYAVEKSLQQDLHSLLSNLSSQQREVICLRFGFTDGHEFSLAEIGQRMGISRERVRQIEMQALNILRGHQDKIRGYLVS; encoded by the coding sequence ATGATTAATTCAACAACATCGAATACAGCTTTTGTAAGTCAAAGTAAAACAATTTATGGTGAAGATCTTATACGTTATTATCTTCAGGAAATTGGACGCGTACCTCTATTGACTCAAGAGCAAGAAATTTCTTTATCTACAGAAATTCAGTTAATGATGAACTTTTTAGATGTTAAGGAAAAGCTGGCTGTTAAATTAGAAAATGAACCTACATTGGAAGAATGGGCTGCTGAAATGAACCTACAGCCAAAAATAGTGCTTGACGTGCTTCATAAAGGACACAAAGCCAAGCAGAAAATGATTCAGGCTAATCTCCGACTAGTGGTTGCGATCGCAAAGAGATATCAAAGACGCAATATGGAGTTGCTGGATTTAATTCAAGAAGGTACTTTAGGGCTAGAGCGAGGAATTGAAAAATTTGACTTCACTAAAGGTTACAAGCTTTCTACCTATGTTTATTGGTGGATTCGTCAGGGAATTACACGAGCGATCGCACAACAGGGACGTACAATCCGATTACCAGTTCACGTTGTTGAAAAGCTGAACAAAATGAAGAAAGTTCAACGAGAATTATCTCAAACGCTAGGTCGAGTTCCTACAACTGTAGAAATTGCCAAAGCCCTTTCTTTAACTCCAAGCCAAATTCGGGATGTTATGCAATTTTCTCGCAGACCTATTTCCCTAGAGTTACGAGTAGGACCGGAACGAGACACAGAATTACAAGAAATTTTAGAGGATGAAGCTCATTCTCCCTTTAACTATGCTGTAGAAAAATCTCTCCAGCAAGATCTTCACAGCTTATTGTCAAATTTATCTTCTCAACAAAGAGAAGTCATCTGTTTGCGCTTTGGTTTTACAGACGGTCATGAATTTTCTTTAGCAGAAATTGGTCAGCGTATGGGTATTAGTCGAGAACGAGTACGGCAAATAGAGATGCAAGCTTTGAATATCTTACGCGGTCATCAAGATAAAATAAGGGGTTACTTAGTTAGTTAA
- a CDS encoding DNA-binding response regulator: protein MTNDIKHPQSNQQKFLIIDDHETILEGTVPALKQNYPMAQIITAQDVQTAQTQIEYYHPTLVVIDLSLPEKPCGSATPEVGMEFLKRLIESQLAPNILVLSTNIKPLIQLKPMINAYEGGFAAMDKSLPIREMLRLLDFALRGSIYLPPELRSRSEFDRRWLRVLTLKFQEGLTDKAIAKQMQVSERTVRNYWIRLQDALGVYDDPDKELRIQIEIAARKLGLIS from the coding sequence ATGACAAATGACATCAAGCACCCCCAATCTAATCAACAAAAATTCTTAATAATTGACGACCACGAGACAATCTTGGAGGGTACGGTTCCTGCTCTAAAGCAAAACTACCCGATGGCTCAAATTATTACAGCACAGGATGTGCAAACTGCTCAAACTCAGATAGAATATTATCATCCCACACTAGTCGTAATTGATTTAAGTTTACCAGAAAAGCCTTGCGGGTCTGCCACCCCGGAAGTAGGAATGGAATTTCTTAAACGCTTAATTGAGAGTCAGTTAGCTCCCAATATTCTGGTGCTCAGTACTAACATTAAACCTCTCATACAGCTAAAGCCGATGATTAATGCTTACGAAGGTGGCTTTGCTGCAATGGATAAGTCTCTACCCATCCGGGAGATGCTGCGATTGCTTGATTTTGCTCTCCGAGGTTCTATCTACTTACCTCCTGAGTTACGTTCTCGTTCTGAATTTGACCGCAGGTGGCTGAGAGTTTTGACGTTGAAGTTTCAGGAGGGACTAACCGATAAGGCGATCGCCAAGCAGATGCAGGTCAGCGAACGCACTGTTCGGAATTACTGGATCAGGCTCCAAGATGCGCTGGGTGTTTACGACGATCCAGATAAAGAACTCCGGATTCAAATTGAAATTGCAGCGAGAAAGTTAGGATTAATCAGTTAG
- a CDS encoding quercetin 2,3-dioxygenase — MTIISDNLLMKPSEGSASWVLGDLYTFKAKGEDTGKAYALIEIVMQPNNGVPPHVHTHENEAFYIQEGEMEFQLGEQTIVATPGTFLHTAKGQPHSFRNISTKPAKFLCWLTPAGLEEFFMEVGVPVSGQNLTPPAVTPADVKKLMLTAPKYGLEIISPSSAI, encoded by the coding sequence ATGACGATTATTTCTGATAACCTATTAATGAAACCAAGTGAAGGCTCTGCTTCCTGGGTACTTGGGGACTTGTACACCTTTAAAGCTAAGGGCGAAGATACAGGTAAAGCTTATGCACTCATTGAGATTGTCATGCAACCTAACAATGGAGTTCCACCACACGTTCACACCCATGAAAATGAAGCTTTTTACATTCAAGAAGGTGAAATGGAATTCCAACTAGGAGAACAAACAATTGTAGCTACACCCGGAACTTTCCTCCATACTGCTAAAGGACAGCCCCATAGTTTCCGCAACATAAGTACAAAACCTGCTAAGTTCTTGTGTTGGTTAACACCAGCTGGATTGGAAGAATTCTTTATGGAAGTGGGTGTTCCTGTATCGGGGCAAAATCTTACACCCCCAGCTGTAACTCCCGCAGACGTTAAGAAATTAATGCTAACGGCTCCTAAATACGGTTTGGAAATTATTTCTCCATCCTCTGCAATTTAG
- a CDS encoding PrsW family intramembrane metalloprotease encodes MAFIRRRWFQIFLSGLVLLYLVEKAVITTNNPNFIPSVILLGSFLVPVTFVTYLYENLPDWEDLLPPMAICFLWGGVAGTVIAGNLEYDVFKALGFLPMLGVGLIEESAKLIFPLMYYLQGRHRSLTAGILLGTASGMGFAALETMGYSFVSLLESKGNLVVLDGVLLARGLFSPAGHAAWTGLVCAVMWRQRNQVGHNTLLNWQVVKAFLTAVLLHALWDIFNSTGRDTSIEFIILEILSLSVAYTSISLLNKQVREAQLPFQ; translated from the coding sequence ATGGCTTTTATCAGACGCAGGTGGTTTCAAATATTCCTCAGTGGGCTGGTTCTGCTGTATCTTGTTGAAAAAGCTGTTATCACGACCAATAACCCCAACTTTATACCGAGTGTTATCTTACTAGGTTCATTCCTCGTTCCTGTTACTTTTGTAACTTATTTATATGAAAATTTACCTGATTGGGAAGACTTATTACCCCCAATGGCAATCTGTTTTCTTTGGGGTGGAGTTGCAGGCACGGTTATTGCAGGAAATTTAGAGTACGATGTCTTCAAAGCGTTGGGTTTTTTACCCATGCTTGGTGTTGGACTGATTGAAGAAAGTGCTAAACTAATTTTTCCTTTAATGTATTACTTACAAGGGCGTCATCGTTCTTTAACAGCAGGAATACTTCTAGGGACTGCTTCCGGGATGGGTTTTGCTGCACTTGAGACAATGGGCTACAGTTTCGTATCCCTTTTGGAATCAAAAGGAAATTTGGTCGTTCTTGATGGAGTTTTGCTTGCTCGTGGATTATTCTCTCCCGCCGGACACGCGGCTTGGACTGGGCTTGTATGTGCTGTTATGTGGAGACAGAGAAATCAAGTAGGGCACAATACATTATTGAATTGGCAAGTGGTAAAGGCTTTTTTAACAGCAGTATTACTTCATGCTTTATGGGATATCTTTAACAGTACAGGACGGGATACGTCTATTGAATTTATTATTTTAGAAATATTAAGTTTATCAGTTGCGTATACAAGTATAAGCTTGTTGAACAAGCAAGTCCGTGAAGCACAATTACCCTTTCAGTAA
- a CDS encoding HhoA/HhoB/HtrA family serine endopeptidase, whose product MNNLNQDTRNNSQEIDKFTLDPKLQSDKPSYRAWKKPITYLGCVLVGAGMTVLTMRYQANHFLLPQPLASNQPVNATQSPVNSSTLDSLNFITSVVNQTGPAVVRIDSTQTVKNPQASVFNDPLFRQFFGSEIPKVPSNETVHGIGSGFIINPNGEILTNAHVVKGVKTVTVTLKDGRTFKGKVMGSDPVTDVAVVKISANNLPVVLLGDSERLKPGQWVIAIGNPLGLDNTVTQGIVSATGRSSSQVGMPDERVNYIQTDAAINPGNSGGPLLNSSGQVIGMNTAILKDTQGLGFAIPINVAKTIANQIITKGKVEHPYLGIQMLTLTPEVKQELNSDPNSPISVDESQGVLVVKVIPSSPAARGGIRAGDVIEKANNQAVDSSNELQQIVDSTSIGKNLQLQIQRQGKTLNVNLQPGVLPTTNNNDSDSDSDQ is encoded by the coding sequence ATGAATAATTTAAACCAAGATACCAGAAATAATTCTCAGGAAATTGATAAATTTACATTAGATCCAAAATTACAATCTGACAAACCATCTTATAGAGCATGGAAAAAACCAATTACTTATTTAGGATGCGTGCTAGTTGGCGCAGGAATGACAGTTCTTACTATGCGCTACCAAGCAAATCATTTTTTGCTACCTCAACCACTAGCTTCCAATCAACCAGTTAATGCAACTCAATCACCTGTTAATTCTTCTACACTTGATAGTTTGAACTTTATCACCTCAGTCGTGAATCAGACTGGACCTGCTGTTGTTAGAATTGATTCTACTCAAACGGTAAAAAACCCTCAGGCTAGTGTTTTTAACGATCCATTATTCCGGCAATTTTTTGGCTCTGAAATTCCTAAAGTGCCATCAAATGAGACTGTCCACGGAATTGGTTCGGGCTTCATTATTAATCCTAATGGTGAAATTCTAACGAATGCTCATGTCGTAAAAGGAGTGAAAACAGTAACCGTTACCCTTAAAGATGGACGTACTTTTAAAGGTAAAGTTATGGGTAGCGATCCCGTAACAGATGTTGCTGTAGTTAAAATTTCGGCTAATAATTTGCCAGTAGTGTTATTGGGTGATTCCGAGCGCCTCAAACCAGGACAATGGGTGATAGCGATCGGAAATCCCCTCGGTTTAGATAATACCGTCACTCAAGGTATCGTCAGTGCTACAGGTCGTTCTAGTTCTCAGGTAGGAATGCCAGATGAACGAGTTAACTATATCCAAACTGATGCTGCTATTAATCCGGGTAATTCTGGTGGACCGTTGTTAAACTCCTCCGGTCAAGTCATTGGAATGAATACTGCAATTCTTAAAGATACTCAAGGTTTGGGTTTTGCAATTCCCATTAATGTCGCTAAGACGATCGCCAATCAAATCATCACTAAAGGGAAAGTTGAGCATCCTTATTTGGGTATTCAAATGTTAACGCTTACACCTGAAGTGAAACAAGAACTAAACAGCGATCCCAACTCTCCAATTAGTGTTGATGAATCTCAAGGGGTGCTGGTTGTCAAAGTGATACCTTCTTCGCCTGCTGCTCGTGGGGGAATCCGCGCAGGTGATGTTATTGAGAAGGCAAACAATCAAGCTGTTGATAGCTCAAATGAGTTGCAACAAATTGTAGATAGTACTTCTATAGGTAAAAACTTACAATTACAAATTCAGCGCCAAGGAAAAACGCTGAATGTAAATTTGCAACCGGGGGTGTTACCTACAACAAATAACAATGACAGTGACAGTGACAGTGACCAGTAA